From the genome of Bacteroides sp. MSB163, one region includes:
- the ftsA gene encoding cell division protein FtsA: MATTEFIAAIELSSSKISGIAGKKNSDGSIQVLAYAREDASSFIHKGVIYNIDKTAQALTSIINKLESQLNNSIAKVYVGIGGQSLRTVKNAVSRVLEEEGIISQELVDAISDENLEVPLMDMSVLDVAPQEYKIDNNLQADPVGVAGKRITGNFLNIVARASLKKNLEHSFEQAKVEIADLLIAPIALANAVLTESEMRSGCALVDFGADTTTVSVYKNNILRFLSVLPLGGNNITRDITALQMEEAEAEQLKLKYGDMLYEEEEAETPAVCTLEDGRSIELNVLNDIIDARAEEILANVWNQLQLSGYEDKLLSGIIFTGGGANLKNMEDAFRKRSKVDKVKTTRFVHNTIHGFNDVLKKDGMQNTLLGLLAAGNENCCLQEVKPAPATSNVTPPKPADMFGDDEALKEQEAAARAAKAQREKEEKERRERERKEKERKEKEEKKKKKKEGPSWFEKTFNKISNEIFSDDDLK; the protein is encoded by the coding sequence ATGGCAACAACAGAATTTATCGCCGCTATCGAGTTGAGTTCTTCCAAGATTTCCGGTATCGCCGGCAAGAAGAACAGCGACGGAAGCATACAAGTGCTGGCCTACGCGCGTGAAGATGCCTCTTCTTTTATCCACAAAGGAGTCATCTACAACATAGACAAGACCGCACAGGCTCTGACTTCCATCATCAACAAGCTGGAGAGCCAGTTGAACAACTCCATTGCCAAAGTATATGTAGGCATCGGCGGACAGTCATTGCGCACGGTAAAGAATGCGGTAAGCCGTGTGCTGGAAGAGGAAGGGATTATCTCGCAAGAGTTGGTAGATGCAATCAGCGATGAAAACCTCGAAGTTCCCCTGATGGACATGAGTGTGCTGGATGTAGCCCCGCAAGAATATAAGATAGACAACAATCTTCAGGCTGATCCGGTGGGTGTGGCAGGCAAGCGTATCACAGGAAACTTCCTGAATATCGTAGCGCGCGCTTCCCTCAAGAAGAATCTGGAGCACAGTTTCGAACAGGCCAAAGTAGAAATTGCCGACTTGCTCATCGCCCCGATAGCCCTGGCCAATGCCGTGCTGACGGAAAGCGAAATGCGCTCGGGATGTGCCTTGGTAGACTTCGGGGCAGATACGACTACCGTATCAGTATATAAGAATAACATTCTCCGCTTCCTTAGCGTACTACCGCTGGGTGGAAACAATATCACCCGTGACATTACCGCCCTGCAAATGGAAGAGGCCGAAGCCGAGCAGCTGAAGCTGAAATACGGAGATATGCTTTACGAAGAAGAAGAGGCGGAAACACCGGCAGTCTGCACACTGGAGGACGGTCGTAGCATCGAGTTGAACGTACTGAACGACATCATCGACGCCCGTGCCGAAGAAATCCTTGCCAATGTATGGAACCAACTGCAACTTTCCGGATACGAAGACAAATTGCTGTCCGGCATCATCTTCACCGGCGGCGGTGCCAACCTGAAAAACATGGAGGACGCATTCCGCAAACGCAGCAAGGTCGATAAGGTAAAGACCACCCGCTTTGTACACAACACCATCCATGGCTTCAACGATGTACTGAAGAAAGACGGCATGCAGAACACACTGCTCGGCCTGCTTGCTGCCGGCAACGAAAATTGCTGTCTGCAAGAGGTGAAACCTGCTCCGGCCACTTCCAATGTTACTCCACCGAAACCCGCCGATATGTTTGGCGATGACGAAGCCCTGAAAGAACAGGAAGCCGCCGCCCGTGCCGCCAAAGCACAGCGCGAGAAGGAAGAGAAAGAACGTCGCGAACGGGAACGCAAGGAGAAAGAACGTAAAGAAAAAGAAGAGAAAAAGAAAAAGAAGAAAGAAGGTCCCAGCTGGTTTGAAAAGACTTTCAACAAGATTTCCAATGAGATTTTCTCGGATGACGATCTGAAGTAA
- the murC gene encoding UDP-N-acetylmuramate--L-alanine ligase has protein sequence MNIENIKSVYFVGAGGIGMSALIRYFLSKGKLVAGYDRTPSELTEHLIAEGAQIHYEENVSLIPEDCKDKEATLVVYTPAVPQDHAELVYFCNNGFEIQKRAQVLGTITHSSKGLCVAGTHGKTTTSTMAAHLLYQSHAGCTAFLGGISKNYGTNLLLSQSSPYTVIEADEFDRSFHWLSPYMSVITATDPDHLDIYGTEEAYLESFRHYTTLIQPGGALIIHKDIALKPDVQSGVKVYTYARTQGDFHAENIRIGNGEIFIDFVAPDTRINDIQLGVPVSINIENGVAAMALAHLNGATDEEIKRGMASFRGVDRRFDFKIKNDKVVFLSDYAHHPAEIAQSVKSIRDLYQDKKITAIFQPHLYTRTRDFYKEFADSLSLLDEVILVDIYPARELPIPGVTSQLIYDNLRPGIEKCMCRKEDILNLLSQKKTEVLITLGAGDIDNYVPEITKQLKLRMRNEE, from the coding sequence ATGAATATAGAAAACATCAAATCCGTATATTTCGTCGGTGCCGGCGGCATCGGTATGAGTGCCCTGATACGTTATTTCTTATCAAAGGGCAAACTCGTAGCTGGTTACGACCGCACTCCGAGCGAACTGACCGAACACCTTATCGCAGAAGGCGCACAGATACATTATGAAGAAAATGTAAGCCTGATCCCCGAAGATTGCAAGGACAAGGAAGCAACTTTAGTCGTATATACCCCGGCCGTTCCGCAAGATCATGCCGAGTTAGTGTACTTCTGCAATAACGGTTTCGAAATACAGAAACGCGCTCAGGTTCTGGGAACAATCACCCACAGCAGTAAAGGTCTGTGCGTAGCCGGAACGCATGGTAAAACCACTACCAGCACAATGGCTGCACATTTACTTTATCAGTCACATGCAGGCTGCACCGCATTCCTCGGAGGCATCTCCAAGAATTATGGAACCAACCTGCTGCTGTCTCAGTCCAGTCCGTATACAGTGATCGAAGCAGATGAGTTCGACCGTTCTTTCCATTGGTTATCACCATACATGAGTGTCATTACAGCTACCGACCCCGACCATCTGGATATCTACGGTACGGAAGAAGCCTATCTGGAAAGTTTCCGTCATTATACAACCCTGATTCAACCGGGCGGCGCATTGATCATTCACAAAGACATTGCTTTGAAACCTGATGTGCAATCCGGGGTAAAAGTTTATACCTATGCTCGTACCCAAGGTGATTTCCATGCTGAGAATATCCGCATCGGAAACGGTGAGATATTTATCGACTTCGTGGCACCTGATACACGTATCAATGATATCCAATTAGGTGTTCCCGTGAGCATCAATATAGAGAATGGCGTGGCAGCCATGGCGCTCGCCCACCTCAACGGTGCCACGGACGAGGAAATCAAACGCGGCATGGCAAGTTTCCGCGGAGTAGACCGCCGTTTCGACTTCAAAATCAAGAATGATAAAGTGGTATTCCTGAGCGACTACGCCCATCATCCTGCCGAAATCGCACAAAGCGTAAAGTCTATCCGCGACCTATATCAGGACAAGAAAATTACGGCTATCTTTCAGCCGCACCTTTACACACGTACCCGTGACTTCTACAAGGAATTTGCCGACAGCTTGTCCCTGCTCGATGAAGTGATCCTCGTAGATATCTATCCGGCACGTGAACTACCGATTCCCGGTGTCACCAGTCAGCTGATATACGACAACCTGCGTCCGGGCATTGAAAAATGTATGTGCAGGAAAGAAGACATACTGAACCTGCTGTCTCAGAAAAAGACCGAGGTTCTGATTACTTTAGGTGCAGGAGACATAGACAACTACGTCCCCGAAATCACGAAACAACTTAAACTAAGAATGAGGAATGAAGAATGA
- a CDS encoding cell division protein FtsQ/DivIB, whose protein sequence is MLKRILLSIVLLLVIAYLVVAITAFNRKPAGQVCRDMELVIKDTVYAGFITKKEVTGMLEKKGIYPVGKPMDRIRSKTLERELAKHPLIDEVECYKTPSGMLCVEVSQRIPILRVMSANGENYYLDNKGTVMPPDAKCVAHLAIVTGRVEKSFAMRDLYKFGVFLQNNKFWDAQIEQIHVLPDKNVELVPRVGDHIIYLGKLNGFERKLERVKAFYEKGLNKVGWNKYSRINVEFSNQIICTKRGN, encoded by the coding sequence ATGCTAAAGCGAATTCTATTGTCTATCGTCCTGCTGCTCGTCATCGCCTATCTGGTGGTAGCTATCACGGCTTTCAATCGGAAGCCTGCCGGACAGGTGTGTCGTGACATGGAATTGGTTATCAAGGATACAGTTTATGCTGGCTTCATCACCAAGAAAGAAGTAACGGGTATGCTGGAGAAGAAAGGTATTTATCCCGTTGGCAAACCTATGGATCGCATTCGTAGCAAAACATTGGAGCGGGAACTCGCCAAACATCCGCTGATCGACGAAGTGGAGTGCTATAAGACTCCCAGTGGAATGCTCTGTGTGGAAGTCAGCCAGCGCATCCCTATCCTGCGAGTAATGAGCGCAAACGGTGAAAACTACTATCTGGACAACAAAGGCACCGTAATGCCACCCGACGCAAAGTGCGTTGCTCACCTTGCCATAGTGACCGGAAGAGTAGAAAAGTCGTTTGCCATGAGGGATTTATATAAGTTTGGTGTATTTTTGCAGAATAATAAGTTCTGGGACGCGCAAATCGAACAGATACATGTGCTTCCGGACAAGAATGTGGAATTAGTGCCCCGGGTGGGCGACCATATCATCTATCTCGGTAAGCTGAACGGCTTTGAGCGCAAGCTCGAACGGGTGAAAGCTTTCTACGAAAAAGGATTAAATAAGGTAGGATGGAACAAATATTCACGTATTAACGTTGAATTTAGTAACCAGATTATCTGTACAAAACGAGGAAATTAA